The proteins below are encoded in one region of Prosthecobacter dejongeii:
- a CDS encoding DUF1287 domain-containing protein: protein MDTRPYEDEGRILPKWAKSPRNPLESPLHGWNQPSPLNIGSLKGIQAIPPLMRFPLLAALSLFTSSCGADAPERAAAARAQLPAADTGFATRLCHAALDRTAMTVRYDGAYVRIPYPGGDVPADTGVCTDEVIRSYRSLGFDLQKLVHEDMKRHFSAYPKNWGLAKPDSNIDHRRVPNLQAFFKRQGASLPITQKAADYLPGDLITCTVAGKLPHIALVVPAPDGGDTPWIVHNIGSGPQLEDRLFEFPLTGHYRWHPVK from the coding sequence ATGGATACCCGCCCTTACGAAGATGAGGGGCGCATCTTGCCAAAGTGGGCGAAATCACCCAGGAATCCCTTGGAAAGTCCATTGCACGGATGGAATCAGCCATCCCCCTTGAACATCGGCAGCCTGAAAGGCATCCAAGCGATTCCCCCTCTCATGCGCTTTCCCCTGCTCGCTGCCCTTAGCCTTTTCACCTCCTCCTGTGGAGCGGATGCACCCGAACGCGCTGCCGCTGCCCGCGCGCAACTTCCCGCTGCTGACACTGGCTTTGCCACCCGTCTCTGCCATGCCGCCCTGGATCGCACGGCCATGACCGTGCGGTATGATGGGGCCTACGTGCGCATCCCCTACCCTGGCGGCGATGTACCCGCCGATACGGGTGTGTGCACAGATGAGGTCATTCGCAGCTATCGCAGCCTGGGATTTGACCTGCAAAAGCTGGTGCATGAGGACATGAAACGGCACTTTTCCGCCTATCCTAAAAACTGGGGCCTAGCCAAGCCGGATTCCAACATTGACCACCGCCGCGTGCCGAATCTGCAAGCCTTCTTTAAGCGCCAAGGAGCCTCCCTACCCATCACCCAAAAGGCTGCCGATTACCTCCCGGGCGACCTCATCACCTGCACAGTGGCAGGCAAACTGCCGCACATCGCCCTGGTCGTGCCTGCGCCCGATGGCGGCGACACGCCCTGGATCGTCCACAACATCGGCAGCGGTCCCCAGTTAGAAGATCGTCTGTTTGAGTTCCCGCTGACAGGGCACTACCGCTGGCATCCGGTGAAATAA
- a CDS encoding DUF1501 domain-containing protein — protein sequence MFRIPGALGKDLCDKDLGMTRRDILRIGGASMMGLTLNNMFRAQAASVNSAAAGRVGWGKAKHVLMIYLQGGPSHLDLWDPKENVPDKVRSAFKTIPTKIPGHHFTEILPQLAKVNDKFTTINSMSYTPNGLFNHTAAIYQIMTGYTTDKVSPSGQLEPPNAKDFPNFGSNIIRLKPMDEPMLPFVMLPRPLQESNVVGKGGTAGFLGKAYDPYTLYPDGDDLDMGKMDRIKIEDLQLRPDLFSVRLQRRAKLRDAINDQMPAIEEAVKDMSLDSYYNQALNLIASGRARDAFALDRESPKLRDRYGRNTFGQSCMLARRLIESGTRVVELIWPKVANSDNHSWDHHVGLTQRMKSQSGPMLDQGLSALFEDLDASGLLDETLVVALGEFGRSPEKGVSTSGNGNSADGRDHWPYCYTAIIGGAGIKRGYVHGKSDKTGSSPAEDPVHPTELLATIYHAVGIDPETIVYNHLNQPRELVKAKPVTKLFA from the coding sequence ATGTTTCGCATCCCTGGAGCCCTCGGCAAAGACCTCTGTGACAAAGACCTGGGCATGACCCGGCGGGACATTCTGCGCATCGGCGGGGCGTCCATGATGGGGCTGACCCTGAACAACATGTTCCGCGCCCAGGCCGCCTCCGTGAACTCTGCTGCGGCGGGCCGTGTGGGCTGGGGCAAGGCGAAGCACGTGCTCATGATTTACCTCCAGGGCGGCCCTAGCCACCTGGACCTGTGGGACCCGAAGGAAAACGTGCCAGACAAGGTGCGCTCTGCCTTTAAGACCATCCCCACCAAGATCCCCGGCCATCATTTTACCGAGATCCTGCCCCAGCTCGCCAAGGTGAATGACAAGTTCACCACGATCAATTCGATGAGCTACACGCCTAACGGATTGTTCAACCACACGGCGGCCATTTACCAGATCATGACTGGCTACACCACGGATAAGGTGAGCCCCTCTGGCCAGCTCGAGCCGCCGAATGCGAAGGACTTCCCGAACTTCGGCAGCAACATCATCCGCCTGAAGCCGATGGATGAGCCCATGCTGCCCTTTGTCATGCTGCCGCGTCCGCTTCAGGAATCCAATGTGGTGGGCAAAGGCGGCACCGCCGGTTTCCTGGGCAAGGCGTACGATCCCTACACCCTCTATCCCGATGGCGATGACCTGGACATGGGCAAGATGGACCGCATCAAGATCGAAGACCTGCAACTGCGCCCCGACCTCTTCAGCGTGCGCCTCCAGCGCCGGGCCAAGCTGCGCGATGCCATCAATGACCAGATGCCCGCCATCGAGGAAGCCGTGAAGGACATGAGCCTGGACAGCTACTACAACCAAGCGCTGAACCTCATCGCCAGCGGCCGCGCGCGTGATGCCTTTGCTCTGGACCGTGAATCACCGAAATTGCGCGATCGTTACGGCCGCAACACCTTTGGTCAAAGCTGCATGCTGGCGCGCCGCCTCATCGAGTCTGGCACCCGCGTGGTGGAACTCATCTGGCCCAAGGTGGCGAATTCGGACAACCATTCCTGGGATCATCATGTGGGCCTGACCCAGCGCATGAAAAGCCAGAGTGGCCCCATGCTGGACCAGGGCCTGAGCGCCCTTTTTGAAGATCTGGACGCCAGCGGCCTGCTGGATGAGACGCTCGTCGTCGCCCTGGGGGAATTTGGCCGCAGTCCTGAAAAAGGCGTGTCCACCTCTGGCAATGGCAACAGCGCTGATGGCCGCGACCACTGGCCTTACTGCTACACCGCCATCATCGGTGGGGCAGGCATCAAGCGCGGTTACGTCCATGGCAAATCGGACAAGACAGGCTCCTCCCCCGCGGAAGATCCCGTGCACCCCACGGAGCTGCTAGCGACGATCTACCACGCCGTGGGCATTGATCCCGAGACCATCGTCTACAACCACCTGAATCAACCGCGCGAGCTGGTGAAGGCCAAGCCGGTGACGAAGCTGTTTGCTTAG
- a CDS encoding plastocyanin/azurin family copper-binding protein: MSAHSHSPSEESGSIWKILNVIIAFVVGGFTLFWGATLLIGARNAAAPKEPVAEVATAPAAPAAEAPPAPATTPAAAAPVAAAPVAAAAPAAPAPVAGPAAEITIKPDTANPLAYDLKEFNVKAGQKVKITFNNTHPAVPQMHNIVIGTPGSKDKLMALAMQMVAAPDGMAKGYIPEGPEVLFHTKLLQPNQTEVLEFTAPAAGDYPYLCTFPGHGAIMNGVMHVE; this comes from the coding sequence ATGTCTGCGCATTCCCACTCTCCCTCCGAAGAATCCGGCTCCATCTGGAAAATCCTCAATGTGATCATCGCCTTCGTTGTCGGTGGATTCACACTCTTTTGGGGTGCCACCCTGCTGATCGGCGCGAGGAATGCCGCTGCCCCGAAAGAACCGGTGGCTGAAGTGGCCACAGCCCCCGCCGCGCCTGCCGCAGAAGCGCCCCCGGCCCCTGCGACCACTCCTGCTGCTGCCGCCCCAGTCGCTGCCGCCCCAGTCGCTGCCGCTGCTCCCGCCGCCCCGGCCCCAGTCGCCGGCCCTGCCGCTGAGATCACCATCAAGCCCGACACGGCCAATCCCCTGGCTTACGACTTGAAGGAATTCAATGTGAAGGCGGGCCAGAAGGTGAAGATCACCTTTAACAACACCCACCCGGCGGTTCCCCAGATGCACAACATCGTCATCGGCACCCCTGGCAGCAAAGACAAGCTGATGGCCCTGGCCATGCAGATGGTGGCCGCCCCCGATGGCATGGCCAAAGGCTACATCCCTGAAGGCCCTGAGGTCCTTTTCCACACGAAGCTGCTCCAACCCAACCAGACCGAAGTCCTGGAATTCACCGCCCCTGCCGCTGGTGACTACCCTTACCTCTGCACCTTCCCCGGTCATGGCGCGATCATGAACGGTGTGATGCACGTGGAGTAA
- a CDS encoding thioredoxin domain-containing protein, with protein MSDSSPKHTNALIREKSPYLLQHAHNPVNWLPWGDEAIAKAKAEDKPIFLSSGYSTCHWCHVMERESFENEEIAAYINEHFVPVKVDREERPDVDLTYMTYVQAATGGGGWPMSVFLTPELKPFFGGTYFPPENAQGRIGFKNLLQELHKAWMEDRAKLQASSERSIAKLQEHLDGENAETEVKTDAVVQKAYDDLASSYDYHEAGFSGAPKFPRSSSINLLLRIHQAWVKDEARKSESDWAAEMSVKTLRAMANGGIWDHVGGGMHRYAVDSYWHIPHYEKMLYDQGQLLWAYAEGYLITDSPFLADTAREIVGYVQRDLRHPQGGFFSAEDADSYAQAGDDHKKEGAFYVWKASEIDELLGKEEGSIFRYSFGARRDGNARPESDPHGELTGLNTLFRAYSVKKTAEFFKKTPEEVLAIQGRGLKLLFEARAKRPRPHLDDKIITAWNGLMIAGLARAGAALGEPSFLKLAAEAAQFLHDELCATPGKGLHRSWRAGERGPKGFATDYACLIHGLLDLYQASFEVKWLQWAVALQEEMDGLFLDKENGGYYSVHTEMAHSVLRIKEDYDGAEPSPNSLAALNLTRLAVILDHQAYAAQAAKITTLFGNTLQSSPSAVPVLVMAADFLESGKQQIVLAGDATSPEFQALAAVVHRRLLPKAVLLHADGGEAQAWLGKQNEALAAMQPVEGKAAAYVCQNYACQAPVTTKEALEKLLA; from the coding sequence ATGAGCGACTCCAGCCCCAAACACACCAACGCCCTCATCCGCGAAAAGTCGCCGTATTTGCTCCAGCATGCCCACAACCCCGTGAACTGGCTGCCCTGGGGAGATGAGGCCATCGCCAAGGCGAAAGCGGAAGACAAGCCCATCTTCCTCTCCAGCGGCTACTCCACCTGCCACTGGTGCCACGTCATGGAGCGCGAATCTTTTGAAAACGAGGAAATCGCCGCCTACATCAATGAGCACTTTGTCCCCGTGAAGGTGGACCGTGAGGAGCGCCCGGACGTGGACCTCACCTACATGACCTACGTGCAGGCCGCCACGGGCGGTGGCGGCTGGCCCATGTCCGTCTTTCTCACACCGGAGTTGAAGCCCTTTTTTGGTGGCACCTACTTCCCCCCTGAAAATGCCCAGGGCCGCATCGGCTTTAAAAACCTGCTCCAGGAGTTGCACAAAGCCTGGATGGAAGATCGGGCCAAACTCCAGGCCAGCTCGGAGCGCTCCATCGCCAAACTCCAGGAACATCTGGATGGCGAAAATGCCGAGACGGAAGTGAAAACGGACGCCGTGGTGCAAAAAGCCTACGATGACCTGGCCAGCAGCTATGACTACCACGAGGCCGGTTTCAGCGGTGCGCCGAAGTTCCCCCGCTCCAGCTCCATCAATCTGCTCCTGCGCATTCACCAAGCCTGGGTGAAGGATGAGGCGCGCAAAAGCGAGTCCGACTGGGCGGCGGAGATGTCGGTGAAAACCCTGCGCGCCATGGCCAATGGCGGCATCTGGGATCACGTGGGCGGCGGCATGCATCGCTACGCGGTGGATAGCTACTGGCACATCCCGCATTATGAAAAGATGCTCTATGATCAGGGGCAGCTCCTGTGGGCCTATGCGGAGGGTTACCTCATCACGGACTCGCCCTTCCTGGCGGATACCGCACGGGAGATCGTCGGTTATGTGCAGCGGGACCTTCGTCACCCTCAGGGTGGCTTTTTCTCCGCCGAGGATGCCGATAGCTACGCCCAGGCAGGCGACGACCATAAAAAAGAAGGCGCCTTTTATGTGTGGAAGGCCAGCGAGATTGACGAGCTGCTGGGCAAGGAAGAAGGCAGCATCTTTCGTTATTCCTTTGGCGCTCGGCGCGATGGCAATGCGCGTCCGGAAAGCGACCCTCACGGGGAACTCACGGGGCTGAACACCCTCTTCCGCGCCTACTCGGTGAAAAAGACGGCGGAGTTTTTCAAAAAGACGCCGGAGGAAGTCCTGGCCATCCAGGGCCGGGGGCTGAAGCTGCTGTTTGAAGCCCGCGCCAAACGTCCGCGCCCGCATCTAGATGACAAAATCATCACCGCCTGGAACGGTCTCATGATCGCCGGTCTAGCCCGCGCGGGTGCCGCTCTGGGAGAGCCTAGCTTTCTCAAACTGGCGGCAGAGGCGGCCCAGTTCCTGCATGATGAACTCTGCGCAACTCCAGGTAAAGGGTTGCACCGGAGCTGGCGCGCAGGCGAGCGTGGCCCCAAAGGTTTTGCCACCGACTACGCCTGCCTCATCCACGGTTTGCTGGATCTCTACCAGGCCAGTTTTGAAGTGAAGTGGTTGCAGTGGGCCGTCGCCCTCCAAGAGGAGATGGATGGTCTGTTTTTGGACAAGGAAAATGGCGGTTACTACAGCGTCCACACCGAGATGGCACACTCCGTTTTGCGCATCAAAGAAGACTACGATGGCGCGGAGCCTTCGCCGAACTCGCTCGCGGCCCTGAACCTCACCCGCCTCGCGGTCATACTGGATCATCAGGCCTATGCCGCGCAGGCGGCCAAGATCACCACACTCTTTGGCAATACCTTGCAGTCCAGCCCCTCCGCCGTGCCCGTGCTCGTCATGGCGGCAGATTTTCTGGAGAGTGGCAAGCAGCAAATCGTCCTTGCGGGCGATGCCACCTCACCCGAATTCCAAGCCCTCGCCGCCGTGGTGCATCGGCGCCTGCTGCCCAAGGCTGTGCTGCTCCATGCCGATGGCGGCGAAGCGCAAGCTTGGTTGGGTAAACAAAACGAGGCCCTGGCTGCCATGCAACCCGTGGAGGGAAAAGCCGCCGCCTACGTGTGCCAAAACTACGCCTGCCAAGCCCCCGTGACGACGAAGGAGGCGCTGGAAAAGCTTTTGGCCTGA
- a CDS encoding ABC transporter permease: MLRFLLSRLLQGLAVILGVLVITFALLKMAPGSPLQSERNIPDHIRAKQVIALGLDQPVYVQLWRHLVSFATFDFPASTKNPGRGVDEIIVQAFPVSATVALAALTIAIGIGIPMGALAAVRANTFDDRACMLMATLGICTPSMVLGPLVALVLGLKLRWFNAAGWYDWDDWVLPSLTLGIIYSAYIARLTRGGLRETLAQDFIRTARAKGASELAIVFRHSFKLACLPVLNYLGPTAAGLMTGSIVIETVFQLPGLGQHFVGAAVNRDFVLAMATAAFYAVLIIGFNLLVDFLQALLNPRIGFKS; this comes from the coding sequence ATGCTCCGTTTCCTCCTCAGCCGCCTTTTGCAGGGCCTTGCCGTCATCCTTGGGGTGCTGGTGATCACCTTTGCTCTGCTGAAGATGGCCCCCGGCTCGCCTTTGCAGAGTGAGCGAAACATCCCAGACCACATTCGTGCAAAGCAGGTCATCGCTCTCGGGCTGGACCAGCCCGTTTACGTGCAGTTGTGGCGGCACCTCGTCAGCTTCGCCACGTTTGATTTCCCCGCTTCCACGAAGAATCCAGGGCGTGGGGTGGATGAGATCATCGTGCAGGCCTTTCCGGTCTCGGCCACCGTTGCCCTGGCTGCGCTCACCATCGCCATCGGCATCGGCATCCCCATGGGTGCCCTGGCGGCGGTGCGGGCAAACACCTTCGATGATCGTGCCTGCATGCTCATGGCCACCCTGGGCATCTGCACGCCCAGCATGGTCTTGGGGCCCCTGGTGGCTCTGGTGCTGGGGTTAAAACTCCGTTGGTTCAATGCGGCGGGTTGGTATGATTGGGACGACTGGGTCTTGCCATCCTTGACGTTAGGCATCATTTACAGCGCCTACATCGCCCGCCTCACGCGCGGTGGGTTGCGGGAAACCTTGGCGCAGGATTTCATCCGCACCGCTCGCGCCAAAGGCGCTTCTGAACTGGCCATCGTTTTCCGTCACTCATTCAAGCTCGCCTGCCTACCCGTGCTGAACTATCTCGGCCCCACCGCCGCTGGGTTGATGACGGGTTCCATCGTCATCGAAACCGTCTTCCAGCTTCCTGGCTTAGGCCAGCATTTCGTCGGCGCAGCGGTGAATCGGGATTTTGTCCTCGCCATGGCCACCGCCGCCTTTTACGCCGTCCTCATCATCGGCTTCAATCTGCTGGTGGATTTCCTCCAAGCACTGCTGAACCCCCGCATCGGATTCAAGTCATGA
- a CDS encoding ABC transporter permease, with product MSDVIPSNEGFQPSAEKAALVPLRSPTSESPGQRAWRRLTRSRITVAAMLFMVALVGICLLGPLVSPYSQSDQDLNLKAAGPSAAHWLGTDPLGRDLATRILKGGQISLLVGILATGVASVIGVGYGLIAGLTTRRLDALMMRLVDVLYAFPFITFVIILVLVFGRELWLIFVAIGAVEWLTMARVVRGQVLALKNLEFVLAARASGAGFWHILFQHMLPNVMGPVIIYASLTVPGVMLLEATLSFLGLGIQPPDASWGVLIREGADSMETYPWLLIGPGVFFSATLLALNLIGDALRDALDPKSDAGV from the coding sequence ATGAGCGATGTGATTCCCAGCAACGAGGGATTCCAGCCCTCAGCCGAAAAAGCAGCCTTGGTGCCCCTGCGGTCGCCGACTTCGGAATCCCCCGGCCAGCGTGCCTGGCGGCGGCTCACGCGCAGCCGCATCACCGTGGCGGCCATGCTGTTCATGGTGGCGCTTGTCGGCATCTGTCTTTTAGGGCCGCTGGTGTCGCCTTATTCGCAGAGTGACCAGGATCTGAATTTGAAGGCCGCAGGCCCTTCCGCCGCGCATTGGTTAGGCACGGATCCACTCGGTCGCGACCTCGCCACCCGCATCCTGAAAGGCGGGCAGATCTCGTTGCTCGTGGGAATTCTCGCCACGGGCGTCGCCTCGGTCATCGGCGTCGGTTATGGCCTCATCGCAGGGCTCACCACGCGCCGTCTGGATGCGCTGATGATGCGGCTGGTGGATGTCCTCTACGCCTTTCCGTTCATCACTTTCGTCATCATCCTGGTGCTCGTATTTGGGCGGGAACTGTGGCTCATCTTTGTCGCCATCGGGGCTGTGGAGTGGCTGACCATGGCGCGGGTGGTGCGTGGGCAGGTGCTAGCTTTGAAGAACCTGGAATTCGTCCTCGCCGCCCGCGCCAGTGGCGCAGGTTTTTGGCACATCTTGTTCCAGCACATGCTGCCCAATGTCATGGGGCCGGTCATCATCTACGCCAGCCTCACCGTCCCCGGCGTCATGCTGCTGGAGGCCACGCTGAGCTTCCTCGGCCTGGGCATTCAGCCGCCGGATGCCAGTTGGGGCGTGCTCATTCGCGAAGGGGCCGACAGCATGGAAACCTACCCCTGGCTCCTCATCGGCCCCGGTGTGTTTTTCAGCGCCACCCTGCTCGCGCTGAACCTCATCGGCGATGCCCTGCGCGATGCGCTGGATCCGAAGTCGGATGCGGGGGTGTGA
- a CDS encoding MATE family efflux transporter, whose product MHSSLSSSPVTPPHQPWPTFAQENRATLKLALPLISGQLSHMLMGVSDTVMIGSVGVVSLGAATFANTLLAVPFVVGMGLLSSVSVRVSQAHGAKQPEDAKSAVIHGTWLALGLGLAVVLATLLLIPFLGHFSQPGDVTLQTPIYLLPCAVSLIPSLISLVWKNHADALNRPWPPFWITLGSVFLDILLNWLWIHGKWGFPAMGLAGAAYSTLVSRTLCMIALFVWLKNSRTLHLWTPQKWWVRWQRSEFASLLKIGIPTSFHQLAEVTAFVLASLMIGWLGVVPLASHQVAITCIATAYMVPLGISMATTVRVGEIVGANQRPRLHRVLLGSWIFATSFMSCSMLVCFLWGEPLARAFVNEPEVIKLTASLLLVAGLFQLFDGLQVVSAAALRGVDDVKVSAWIAVLAYWVISLPLGWVLGIQRGWGATGIWAALAVGLGIAAVLLMWRAWKLLGDKKVPNKVV is encoded by the coding sequence ATGCATTCCTCTCTTTCTTCATCGCCTGTTACACCGCCACACCAGCCGTGGCCCACCTTCGCCCAGGAAAACCGGGCGACTTTAAAACTCGCGCTCCCTCTCATCTCCGGCCAGCTCAGCCACATGCTCATGGGCGTGTCTGACACGGTGATGATTGGCAGCGTGGGAGTCGTCTCCCTCGGCGCAGCTACCTTTGCCAATACCCTGCTCGCCGTGCCCTTTGTGGTCGGCATGGGGCTGCTGAGTTCCGTCTCCGTGCGTGTCTCGCAGGCCCATGGGGCCAAACAACCCGAAGATGCCAAAAGCGCTGTCATTCACGGTACGTGGCTGGCCCTGGGATTGGGTCTGGCGGTGGTCCTCGCCACGCTGTTGCTCATCCCCTTCCTGGGCCATTTCAGCCAGCCGGGGGATGTCACACTGCAGACTCCCATCTACCTCCTGCCCTGTGCGGTTTCCCTGATCCCCTCGCTCATCTCGCTGGTGTGGAAAAACCATGCCGATGCCCTCAACCGCCCCTGGCCACCCTTCTGGATCACGCTGGGCTCCGTGTTTCTGGACATCTTGCTGAACTGGCTGTGGATCCACGGCAAGTGGGGCTTTCCCGCCATGGGGCTGGCTGGCGCAGCTTACTCCACCCTGGTCTCGCGCACGCTGTGCATGATCGCCCTTTTTGTTTGGCTGAAAAACAGCCGGACGCTGCACCTCTGGACCCCGCAGAAGTGGTGGGTGCGGTGGCAGCGGTCGGAGTTCGCCAGCCTGCTGAAGATCGGCATTCCCACCAGTTTTCACCAGCTCGCGGAGGTCACGGCTTTTGTGTTGGCCTCACTCATGATCGGTTGGCTCGGCGTGGTGCCGCTGGCCTCGCACCAGGTGGCCATCACCTGCATCGCCACGGCCTACATGGTGCCTTTGGGCATCTCCATGGCCACGACCGTGCGGGTGGGCGAGATTGTGGGGGCGAATCAGCGGCCGCGTTTGCATCGGGTGCTCCTGGGCAGTTGGATTTTTGCCACGTCCTTCATGTCCTGCTCCATGCTGGTCTGTTTCCTCTGGGGCGAGCCCCTGGCGCGGGCCTTTGTGAATGAGCCGGAGGTGATCAAACTCACCGCCTCGCTGCTCCTGGTGGCGGGACTTTTTCAACTCTTCGACGGGCTCCAAGTCGTCTCCGCCGCCGCCCTGCGTGGCGTGGATGATGTGAAGGTTTCCGCCTGGATCGCCGTGCTGGCTTACTGGGTCATCTCCCTGCCGCTGGGCTGGGTGCTGGGCATTCAAAGAGGCTGGGGCGCCACCGGCATCTGGGCCGCCCTAGCCGTGGGCCTCGGCATCGCCGCCGTGCTGCTGATGTGGCGGGCGTGGAAGTTGCTGGGGGATAAGAAGGTTCCCAACAAGGTTGTCTAA